The DNA window TATTTGAGATCAAAGATAATGTCCTGCGCGTTATTTCTTTGGATGGACATAGAATCTCAATCCGTAAGATGGAATTAAAGAATCCCGTCAGTGATAAAAAGCTGATCGTTCCAGGAAAGACTTTGACAGAGATCAGTAAGATTTTGTCCGGGGAAGCAGAAAGCATGGTCAATATCTCATATACAAATAATCATATCGTATTTGAGTTTGATAATACCATCGTTGTATCTCGTCTGATCGAAGGAGAATATTTCAAGATCGACCAAATGCTGTCCAGCGATTATGAGACAAAATTGAAGATCAACAAGAAAGAACTATTGAATTGTATCGACAGAGCTACTCTTCTGATCAAAGAAGGAGATAAAAAACCGATCATCATTAATATTCAGGACGAGGTCATGGAACTTAAGATCAAATCTCAGATTGGTTCCATGAATGAAGAAATTGAGATCGAAAAAGAAGGAAAAGATCTTTTGATCGGATTTAATCCAAAATTCCTGATTGATGCATTAAGGGTCATTGATGATGAAGAAGTAACTTTGTATCTTATGAACGCAAAGGCGCCCTGCTTTATCAGGGATGATGATGAATCTTATATTTATCTGATTCTGCCGGTGAACTTTAACGCGGTATCCTAACTGCGGCGGCAGCATAGGGACGGCATTAAGGAGTTAAAAAATGTATGAAGTTAAATTGAGAGACGAATTTATAAAATTAGGGCAGGCCTTAAAGGCCGCCGGATTGGTAGAGTCTGGAGTAGAGGCGAAAGAAGTTATACAAAGCGGGCTTGTGAAAGTGAACGGAGAAACAGATACCCGCAGGGGAAAGAAATTATACGCGGGTGATATCGTGACTTTTAACGGGGAAGAAATTAAAATTGAAGATTGAGTCTTTAAAATTAAAAAATTTCAGAAATTATGAATTATTAAATCTGAAATTTGATGATGCAGCGAACATTTTTTATGGCGATAATGCTCAGGGAAAAACCAATATCCTGGAAGCGGTCTATCTTTCCGGGACCACAAAATCCCACAGAGGTTCCAAAGACAGGGATATGATCCGGTTTGGGGAAGAGGAATCTCATATTGAGGTTATGGTCAAAAAGAATGAAATGACTTATCAGATTGATCTTCACTTGAAAAAAAACAGCCCAAAAGGAATTGCCATTAATAAAATTCCCATTAGAAAAGCAAGTGAATTGTTTGGAATTGTTAATATTGTATTTTTTTCTCCGGAAGATTTGAATATTATAAAAAATGGTCCTTCTGAGAGAAGAAGATTCATTGATTTGGAGTTATCTCAATTAGATAAAATATACCTGAAAAATTTATCTAATTATAATAGAATCATTAATCAGAGAAATCATCTGCTTAAGGAAATCCAATATCAAAAAGATTTGATACAGACTTTGGAAATCTGGGATATGCAGTTGGTCACTTATGGGAACGCGATCATTGAGAGGAGAAAGATTTTTATTGATGAAATAAATAAAATAGTTTCTTCTATTCATAAAAAATTAACGGGTGAAAGAGAAAATATCCAACTAATCTATGAACCCAGCATCGGAAGTATGTCCTTGGAACAAGCTTTGATGAAAAACAGAGAAAAAGATATGAAAATAAAGAGTACCTCCGTAGGACCTCATAGAGATGATATTTGTTTTAAAAATGGCAGTCTGGATCTTAGGCGTTTTGGATCTCAGGGGCAGCAAAGAACGGCGGCCTTGTCTTTAAAACTCTCAGAGATAGAACTTGTAAAAAAAGTAATCAATGACACTCCTGTGTTATTGTTGGATGATGTATTGTCTGAATTGGATAAACACAGGCAAAACTATTTATTAGACAACATCCATGATATCCAGACATTGATCACCTGTACAGGAGTAGAAGAATTTGTAAATCACCGATTTTCAATCAATAAAGTATTTCATGTTCAGAATGGACAGGTGGCAAAAGAAAATTAGGAGGATCATAAATGAGTACAGAAAAAGTACAGCACGAATATGGAGCAGACGAAATTCAGATATTGGAAGGCCTTGAGGCGGTAAGGAAACGTCCTGGAATGTACATTGGGAGCACTTCTGCGAGAGGACTCCATCATCTTGTTTATGAAATCGTGGATAATTCTGTGGATGAAGCGCTGGCCGGATTCTGCGATACGATCCTTGTTACGATTAATCAGGACAATTCTGTGACAGTTGTAGATAACGGACGGGGAATTCCGGTTGGGATCAATCACAAAGCAGGACTTCCGGCAGTGGAAGTTGTATTTACTGTGCTGCATGCCGGCGGTAAATTTGGAAGCGGCGGTTATAAGGTATCCGGCGGACTTCATGGAGTAGGGGCTTCTGTTGTAAATGCCCTGTCCAATTGGCTGGAAGTAGAGATCTGTCATGAGGGAAAAGTTTATAAGCAGCGTTATGAACGTGGAAAAGTCGTTCAAAAACTGGCTGTGATCGGAGAATGTGATCCAGAAAAGACAGGTACAAAAGTAACGTTCCTTCCGGATGATACAATTTTTGATACAACAGTTTTTGAATATAATGTTTTAAAACAGCGTTTTCGGGAAATGGCTTTCTTAACAAAAGGATTAAAGATTGTGCTCAGAGATGAAAGAGAAGAAGAGCCAGTGGAGAAAACCTTCCATTATGAAGGCGGGATCAAAGAGTTTGTCCAGTACTTAAATCGTAGCACGACTCCTTTATATGAAAGTATTATTTATTGTGAAGGTACGGTAAATAACGTAGCTGTGGAAGTAGCTATGCAGCATAATGATTCTTATAATGAAAATACGTATGGGTTTGTAAACAATATTACCACGCCGGAAGGCGGAACTCATGTGATGGGATTTCGAAACGCGCTGACAAAGACTTTTAATGACTATGCCAGAAAGAATAAGCTTTTAAAGGATAGCGAGCCAAACCTGTCAGGAGAAGATATCCGGGAAGGACTTACGGCTATCATCAGCGTAAAGATCGAGGATCCTCAGTTTGAGGGACAGACCAAGCAAAAACTTGGAAACAGCGAGGCAAGGGGAGCGGTAGACAGCGTGGTGAGCCGACAGCTTGAGATATTCCTGGAACAGAATCCACAGATTGCCAAACAGACAGTGGAAAAATCTGTTCTTGCACAAAGAGCAAGGGAAGCCGCCAGAAAGGCAAGAGATCTGACTCGAAGAAAGTCTGCTTTAGACGGGATGTCTCTTCCTGGAAAATTAGCAGATTGTTCAGATAAAAATCCGGAAAACTGTGAGATTTATATTGTAGAGGGAGATTCTGCGGGAGGGTCTGCCAAAACGGCAAGAGATAGAGCTACACAGGCAATTCTTCCTTTGCGTGGAAAGATTTTGAATGTAGAGAAAGCCCGTCTGGATAAAATCTATGGAAATGCGGAGATCAAAGCTATGATCACCGCGTTTGGAACTGGCATCCATGAGGATTTTGATATTACAAAATTAAGATATCATAAGATCATCATTATGACAGATGCGGACGTAGACGGAGCGCATATCAGTACATTATTATTAACATTTTTATACCGCTTTATGCCTGATCTAATTAAAGAAGGATATGTATATCTGGCTCAGCCGCCTCTCTATAAGCTGGAGAAAAATAAAAAGGTATGGTACGCATACAGCGACGAAGAGTTAGATAATATTTTGACAGAAGTTGGAAGAGATACTAATAACAAAATCCAGCGTTATAAAGGTCTTGGCGAGATGGATGCAGAACAG is part of the Lachnospiraceae bacterium KGMB03038 genome and encodes:
- a CDS encoding RNA-binding S4 domain-containing protein, translated to MYEVKLRDEFIKLGQALKAAGLVESGVEAKEVIQSGLVKVNGETDTRRGKKLYAGDIVTFNGEEIKIED
- the recF gene encoding DNA replication/repair protein RecF produces the protein MKIESLKLKNFRNYELLNLKFDDAANIFYGDNAQGKTNILEAVYLSGTTKSHRGSKDRDMIRFGEEESHIEVMVKKNEMTYQIDLHLKKNSPKGIAINKIPIRKASELFGIVNIVFFSPEDLNIIKNGPSERRRFIDLELSQLDKIYLKNLSNYNRIINQRNHLLKEIQYQKDLIQTLEIWDMQLVTYGNAIIERRKIFIDEINKIVSSIHKKLTGERENIQLIYEPSIGSMSLEQALMKNREKDMKIKSTSVGPHRDDICFKNGSLDLRRFGSQGQQRTAALSLKLSEIELVKKVINDTPVLLLDDVLSELDKHRQNYLLDNIHDIQTLITCTGVEEFVNHRFSINKVFHVQNGQVAKEN
- a CDS encoding DNA polymerase III subunit beta, encoding MKIICTKSNLAKGVGIVAKAVPSKTTMPILECILIDATTDIIRLTANDMELGIQTEIEGEISERGMIAIDARIFSEIVRKLPDNNIVIETDENLQTTIVCEKAKFDIAGKPGEEFSYLPVIEKEDSIEISQFTLKEMIRQTIFSISDSESNKMMTGELFEIKDNVLRVISLDGHRISIRKMELKNPVSDKKLIVPGKTLTEISKILSGEAESMVNISYTNNHIVFEFDNTIVVSRLIEGEYFKIDQMLSSDYETKLKINKKELLNCIDRATLLIKEGDKKPIIINIQDEVMELKIKSQIGSMNEEIEIEKEGKDLLIGFNPKFLIDALRVIDDEEVTLYLMNAKAPCFIRDDDESYIYLILPVNFNAVS
- the gyrB gene encoding DNA topoisomerase (ATP-hydrolyzing) subunit B, translating into MSTEKVQHEYGADEIQILEGLEAVRKRPGMYIGSTSARGLHHLVYEIVDNSVDEALAGFCDTILVTINQDNSVTVVDNGRGIPVGINHKAGLPAVEVVFTVLHAGGKFGSGGYKVSGGLHGVGASVVNALSNWLEVEICHEGKVYKQRYERGKVVQKLAVIGECDPEKTGTKVTFLPDDTIFDTTVFEYNVLKQRFREMAFLTKGLKIVLRDEREEEPVEKTFHYEGGIKEFVQYLNRSTTPLYESIIYCEGTVNNVAVEVAMQHNDSYNENTYGFVNNITTPEGGTHVMGFRNALTKTFNDYARKNKLLKDSEPNLSGEDIREGLTAIISVKIEDPQFEGQTKQKLGNSEARGAVDSVVSRQLEIFLEQNPQIAKQTVEKSVLAQRAREAARKARDLTRRKSALDGMSLPGKLADCSDKNPENCEIYIVEGDSAGGSAKTARDRATQAILPLRGKILNVEKARLDKIYGNAEIKAMITAFGTGIHEDFDITKLRYHKIIIMTDADVDGAHISTLLLTFLYRFMPDLIKEGYVYLAQPPLYKLEKNKKVWYAYSDEELDNILTEVGRDTNNKIQRYKGLGEMDAEQLWDTTMDPEHRVLLRVTMDEETTSELDLTFTTLMGDKVEPRREFIEENAKYVKNLDV